The sequence below is a genomic window from Streptococcus pantholopis.
GACCAATATTGCCGCAGCCAACTAGCAGGACATTTGTTGTCGCATGATCGTTCAAAATATCAGCAAAAAAATTCATAAGTTTGCTAACATCATAACCGAAACCACGCCGGCCCAGCTCCCCGAAATATGAAAAATCCCGGCGGACAGTAGCAGAATCAATTCCCATCGCATCAGCAATCTGCTTTGAGCTGGCTTTTTCAATGTTGTTCGCATAAAAGCGCTTAAAAATCCGATAATAAAGCGACAGACGCTTAGCTGTCGCCTTAGGGATAGATTTATCAATAGCCACAATATCATCTCCTTAATAGTTCATCTATATTGTAACAAAAAAGTCATCAAATCAGCAATTTTAGTGAACATAAAATTGCTGACAAAAAAATCTTATGCTTGCATAAGATTTTGTATCAAACTGCCGGTATGAAAGGGTGAGAAGGATTCAAACCGGATTTTTGCTAAAAATGTGACGTTCAACCAGGCTGTCCATTAGAAAATAGAATTTATCCTGCAGCAATTTATTGTCTTCTGATTTGAAAATATTGACTGATCGTAAGCCAGATTTATCGGTGATAGTCAGCTTAAATGCATTTAAGTCTTTATGGACAGTTATTTTTAAAGGGAAACCGTCACCGGAATTAGGAACTTTCTCCAGTAAACGCTTTAATTCATAGTGGCCGACTGTATTCTGCGTGAAGGTGGTATCACGCAGAGTATAAGGCTTAACATCAGGGTTAATACTGTAGCTGTAGAGACAGCCATCAAGGGTAACTTTTTTTGTAAATGCCATTTTATTTTCCTGTTATTTCTTTTAATTTTTTTGCTAACTGCAGTAATTCTGACTGTGTATTTAGCTTAGACAGGCTGATTCGGATCGATTCCTGCAGTCTGACGGAATCATGACCGTAGAGGCTGGCCAATACATGGCTGGGGTCTACAGTGCCTGCTGTGCAGGCAGAACCAGTAGATACGGCAAAACCAGCCAAATCAAGCTGTGTCAGTAAAATCCCGTTGTTTTGCCCCGGAAAGCCAAGATTGATGACATGGGGCAGGTGTTGTGATGAACCGTTGAGGTAGTAGGAATCAGGAGCGAGAGCCTCTAAAAAAGTGTCTCTCAGTCCCCGTATATAGGTGAGATTTTCTTTTAACTGCAACTGACTGTCTGCCAGTGCCTGAGCCATTCCCACGATTGAAACGAGGTTCTCTGTGCTTGCACGCCTGTTTTCTTCCTGTTCACCGCCATGGAGCAAACTGTCAAAGTGAAGGGGGGCGGCATAAAGAAAACCGACGCCCTTGGGCCCATGAAATTTATGAGCTGTCGCTGATAAGAGATCAATTCCAATTTCTTCAGGATAAATTGGGAGTTTTCCCATTGTTTGGACGGCATCAACATGAAAAGCCGCCTGATGTGTTTTTAAGAGAGCAGCTGCTTCCTCAATTGGCAGCAGGTCACCTGTTTCATTATTAGCATGCATGAAGCTGACAAGAATGGTGTCATCTCTCAGAGCCTTTTGCAGACTTGAAAGAGTAATAGATCCCTTTTCAGGCCGGAGATAGGTGACTTCAAATCCAAATTTCTCTTGCAGATAATGAAGCGGCTCCAGAACAGAGGGGTGTTCGATTGCTGTAGTAATGATGTGCTTGCCCTTATCTTGGTTAGCTAGAGCATAGCCTTTAAGGGCAGTATTATTAGCTTCGGTTCCGCCGGAAGTAAAAATAATTCTTCTGACTTCTGTTTTTAATGCATGAGCAATCGTTTGTCTGGACGTTCTTAATGCCTGACTGGCTTTACGGCCGTAAACGTGAATACTTGACGGATTGCCGAAGTTGTCAGTCATCACAGCGGTCATAGCTTCGATGACTGCTGGAGTCATTGGAGTAGTAGCTGTATTATCAAGATATACCATAACAATCAATCCTTAGGTGTATAAGCAAAGAGCGGACTGACCGGCTTGCGTTCATGAATGCGGATAATAGCATCTGCAATAAGTCGGCTTGCTGAGAGATAGTTGACATTCTCAGGAACAGGCTCTTTGGTGGAAACGGAGTCGGTGACAAGGATTTCTTTTATCGGAGCTGCCGCAAGAATATCGGCTGCACCGCCGGCAAACAGGCCATGGCTGGCTGCAGCGTAAATAGCCGTTGCTCCGCCGCGTTCTAAAATTTTTGCGGCCTCTGCCAAAGTCTTTCCTGTATTTAGGATATCATCGATAAGGATAGCCTTTTTGCCTGCCACCTCACCGATAATATAGCCTTCTTCTCTGGCTGCATCATCTTGGGCATAATCAATAATAGCAATCGGTGCATCCAGGTATTCTGCCAAACTGCGGGCACGCTTGATTCCTGAATTCTTGGGACTGACAACGACAACTTCGTCACCGACCAGTCCCAGATTGTAGTAGTAGTCTGCAAACAGCGGAATAGTAAAAAGGTTATCAACGGGAGTGTCAAAGAATCCTTGCACTTGAACAGTATGCAAATCCAGAGTCAGTACGCGGTCTGCTCCAGCTTTGACAAGCATATTGGCTACCAATTTTGCTGTTATCGGCTCCCGTGAAGCAGCGATTCGGTCTTGGCGCGAATAGCCGAAATAAGGGATAACAACATTCACAGAATTAGCACTGGCCCGCTTGCAGGCATCAACCATAATCAATAATTCCCATAAATGATCATTGACAGGATAGCTGGTGGACTGAATAATGTAAATGTCATCACCGCGGACAGTCTCCTCGATGTTGATCATGATTTCACCGTCCGAAAACTGGCGCGATGTCAGTCTTCCCAAGGGAACCCCTGCGGCTTCGGCAATTTTTTCAGCAATTTTAGGATTGGAAGTCAGCGAAAAGAGTTTGAGCTGTCTATCAGCGTAGCGTTCTGCCATATTCTTAATATAACTCCTTCATTCTTTATAGTGAAAGGGACAAGTGAATTGTTTTAATAAAGATTAGCATTAATGTCTATTTGCTGCTTATCAAAAGCAAACAGCCATAAATTTTGCCTGCTAACTTTATTTTACCAGAAAATCACGAATATTTCAGGTTAAGGTAACTTTTTTTCAGCCCTTAAACTGCTGGTCAGTCTGGCAATTTTGCTTTTTGCATATTTAAAAGTGATGGCATTCTGATCCAAAAAATCGGCAAATCGTTTTTTGCCGCTGTCGGCATCCGTGACTTCCAGCTCCAGTTCATAGTCTTTGCGGCCAGTGTAAAAATTATAATCCAGGGCCAGCAATCCCATGGCTGTTTGATTTTCCCGCCTGATTGTGGTAAGGTGGCCAAACACAGCCAAATCGTCCGGTCTAATCCCCTTATCTTCAATTAAATCTCGGATAAAGCAGGCAGGAATCTGACCGGACTTTATGATTTCTTTGGCCTGAGGGAGACTGAAATCGAGGTTATGCTCTAAATTGCCCACAGTGCTGGGGATTTTGAGCGTCAGTTCAGCACGGTCTGAAAAGGTCCGGATTCTCATTGACATGCGATGTGCTTTGAGCTGAAAATCAGGAGAATCAAAATAATAGTTAGTCTGTGTTACTGGCGGAATATGAGAAAAATGTGCTGCCAGCCGATTAAATTCATCTTTATTAAGTAAAGTTTTGTACTCGATTTCCAAATGTGTCATGCCATTTTTCCTTTAATTTCTTTTATGTTATAATGAAATAATGTTATACTAATTTTATAAAAAAGTCTGATATTTGGCAAACTGACCTTTTAAGAAATGTAAAAGACTGCAGTATTTAGTGAATAGATTCCCAGCTGTTTATGGTTTCAGAAGTCTGTGCTTAATTGATTGGTATAGACTTGGTTTTGTCAGAAGAAAACAGCCGAATCAGAGAAGCTGGCAGCCTGAAGTGTTTTGCCGGTTCTTTTAATAATGCTTGGAGAAAGGAGCTGTTTTGTTGTGCTTGAATGGGAAGAATTTTTAGATCCCTATATTCAAACAGTTGGGGAATTAAAAATCAAACTGCGAGGAATTCGCAAACAGTTTAGAAAACAGAACCGCCATTCACCGATTGAATTTGTGACCGGACGGGTCAAATCGGTTGAAAGCATTCAGGAAAAAATGCTTCTTCGCAGCATCAAAGAAGAAAACATTGCACAGGACATTCAGGACATCGCCGGTCTGCGCATTATGGTGCAGTTTGTTGACGATGTTGATGATGTTCTTGATTTGCTGAGGCAAAGGCATGACATGAAAATTGTTCAGGAACGTGACTATATTCGCAATATGAAACCCAGTGGCTACCGTTCTTATCATGTTGTGATTGAGTACCCTGTTGATACAATACAGGGGCAGAAAACGGTTCTGGCTGAAATTCAGATTCGTACTCTGGCTATGAATTTTTGGGCTACTATTGAGCATTCTTTGAACTATAAATACAAAGGTGAATTTCCTCAGGAGATTAAGCAGCGTTTAGAGACAACCGCCAAGATAGCTTATGAGCTTGATGAAGAAGTAAGGAAAATACGGGAGGATATCAGAGAAGCCCAGCTTCTTTTTGACCCGGAAAGCAGAAAACTAAACGATGGTGTAGGAAACAGCGATGACACAGATGAATATTACAGGTAAAAAAGAAATGATGCGTGTTGCTATCATCGCAAATAGCAAGTACCAGAGCCGGCGGATTGCTGCTAAACTTTTTGCTATTTTGAAAGATGATCCAGATTTTTACTTATCTAAAAAAAATCCTCATGTTGTCATTTCTATCGGCGGGGACGGCATGCTTCTATCCGCTTTTCATAAATATGAAAGAGAGCTCAGCCATGTTCGTTTTGTCGGTGTGCATACGGGGCATCTGGGTTTTTATACAGATTATCGAGATTTCGAAATTGATGAACTTATTGAAAACCTGCGCAAAGATACTGGGGAAAAAGTCTCTTATCCGATTTTAAAAGTTAAAATCACGCTGGACAATGGCCGGGAAATTAAAAGTCTGGCTTTAAATGAGGCGACAGTTAAGCGAATCGAAAAGACCATGGTTGCCGATGTCATCATCAATCATGTCAAATTTGAACGCTTTAGGGGAGACGGCATTTCAGTTTCCACACCGACTGGCAGCACTGCCTATAATAAATCGCTGGGAGGAGCTGTTTTGCACCCGACGATTGAGGCTCTGCAGCTGACAGAAATTTCCAGCCTCAACAATAGGGTGTTTAGAACTTTAGGGTCATCAGTTATTGTTCCCAAAAAAGATAAAATCGAAGTTATCCCTAAGCGCCTGGGCAGCTATACCATATCTGTTGACAATAGTACACTGCATTGTAAAAATGTAGCTAAAATTGAATACTGCATTAATTCTGAAAAAATCAGTTTTGTAGCGACGCCGAGCCATACCAGTTTCTGGGAACGGGTCAAAGATGCCTTTATAGGAGATTTGGATTCATGAGATTCGAATTCATCGCAGACAGAGACTGTCAGGTGAAAGCTTTTTTAAAAGGACAGGGGATTTCGAAAAGCCTGCTGGCCAAGGTGAAATTTAAAGGAGGCCGGATTCGGGTAAACGGTCATGAACAAAATGCGGTTTATTTACTGAAAACTGGCGATAGGGTAATGGTTGATATTCCTGATGAAAAACCGTCTGACAGTCTAATACCTGTCAAACATGACCTGACTATCGTTTATGAGGATGATCATTTTTTAATTATCAATAAGCCCTATGCTTATCCCAGTATTCCCAGCGTTCTGCACTCCAATACAATAGCAAATTTTGTTAAATATTATTATATGGCACAGGACTATCCTAACAAACAGGTTCATATTGTAACGCGCCTTGATAAGGATACAAGCGGTTTAATGCTGCTGGCTAAACATGGCTATGCTCATGCCAGAATGGATAAAGAACTGCAAAATAAAGCAGTTGAAAAGCGTTATTATGCCTTGGTTTCTGGTTCAGGCAATCTGCCGTCAGAAGGTGATATCATAGCTCCTATTGCCAGAAGAGACGATAGTATGATTACCCGGCATGTCCATCAATCGGGCAAGTATGCCCACACAAGCTATAAAGTGTTAAAAAAATATGGGGATGTCTATCTTATCGATATTCGTCTGCACACAGGGCGGACCCACCAGATTCGAGTGCATCTTGCCCATATCGGATTTCCGCTTTTGGGAGATGATTTATATGGCGGGCGGATGGACTGCGGAATAGGCCGTCAGGCGCTTCACTGCTATTATCTGTCTTTTAGGGATCCTTTCACCGGCAGGCTGAACTCTCAGCAGGCAGACTTGACAGATGATTTTGATAGCGTTATCATAGATTTACAAGAAAATAAATAGAGGTTTATAACAATATGAGTATCCGATCATTATTTGGCAGTTTACGTGAGAAAGTTGTTGGCAAAAATATCAAAATTGTTTTCCCTGAAGGCGATGATGAGCGTGTTGTCCGTGCGGCAGCCCGCTTAAAATTTGAAGGTCTGGTTGAACCGATTATTTTAGGGGATGCCGACAAGGTTCACAATCTGCTGGCGCAGCTTGGCTTTGCTGATCCGCATTATACTATCATCAATCCCGAAGATTATGAAGGTTTTGAAGAAATGAAGCAGGAATTTTTAGCGATTCGTAAGGGAAAAGTAGGGGCTGAAGAAGCTGATAAGCTGCTGAGAGATGTTAATTACTTTGGCGTTATGCTGGTTAAGATGGGGCTGGCAGACGGCATGGTTTCAGGGGCGATTCATTCTACAGCAGACACAGTGCGTCCGGCTTTGCAGATTATAAAAACAAAACCCGGTGTTTCCCGGACGTCAGGCGTTTTCCTGATGAACCGTGACAATACGGATCAGCGTCTAATTTTTGCAGACTGTGCTATTAATATTGATCCTAATGCTCAGGAATTAGCAGAGATTGCTGTTAATACAGCAGATACAGCTAAGATTTTCGATATCGATCCAAAGATTGCGATGCTCAGTTTTTCAAGCAAGGGCAGCGCTAGAGGACCGCAAGTAGAGAAAGTTCAGGAAGCTGTACGCCTCTCAAAAGACCTTCAGCCTGATATTTGTATAGATGGCGATTTGCAGTTTGATGCAGCTTTTGTTCCTGCAACAGCTGAAATTAAAGCTCCCGGTAGTCCAGTTGCGGGACATGCTAATGTCTTTATTTTCCCTGATTTGCAGTCCGGCAATATTGGTTATAAAATTGCCCAGCGTTTAGGTATGTTTGAAGCCATCGGACCGATTCTTCAAGGATTGAATAAGCCGGTCAATGACCTTTCTCGCGGGTCAAGTGCTGAAGATATTTATAAGCTTGCAATTATTACAGCAGCTCAAACCTTGGAGGATTAAGACAATTTGCCCGAGACAGTGAATTTGATCAAGCGTAATAGGTCAAAGAAAGAGGGCACGATTAAAAAAACGAGAAGGTGCTCCCTTACTCGTTTTTTGTGTATTAGACCAAGAACTGCTGATCTCTAAAAGCACATGCTGACCAGAGAACAGGCGGGCTTTGTATCTTATGAATTGAACACGCCCTAAGAGCTGTGCAGTGAAATTATCCAGTGGATGATTTCAGCCCGAACCTAGAAAAGGGAAAGTGAGGGGACTGGAAATCTGTATCGTTACCCAGTTACCGCTAGGCCGTAAACGTCTGAAAGCTTTGTCGCCTTAACAGTCGACTGCCCCCTTCTAGTCGTTCTGGCAGAGGTGCGCCTACGAAATCAAAGATTTCTGGCTTACCGTCATTTTTGCTTTGCTCTTTTAACGGGCTTTGTATCTTATTGAATTGAACACGCCCTAAGAGCTGTGCAAAAAAGATAGCCTTCCCTTGAGTCTTTAGTGACTCGGCGGTCAGGCTCCTATTTTTGCTTTGCTCTTTTAACGGGCTTTGTATCTTGTAAGATGGAGGAGCTTATGGTAAAAACAGCTTTAGTGACAGGAGCATCTGCTGGTTTTGGCAAGGCTATTGCTGAAAAACTGACAGCAGATGGCTATAAGGTTATCGGCGCAGCCAGAAGATGGGACAGGCTGCAGGTTTTGAGAGATGAGCTGGGGAAAGACTGCTTTTTTCCTTTGCAGATGGACGTCAGCAAAACGCAAGAGATTGACCAGGCTCTGGCCAGCTTGCCTCAGGACTGGCAAGCTGTCGATTTACTCGTTAATAATGCCGGTCTGGCTCTAGGCTTAGACAAGGCCTATGAAGCAGATTTTAAGGACTGGCAGACTATGATTCAAACGAATATCATTGGTTTGACCTATTTGACTCATCAGATCCTTCCGCAGATGGTAGAAAGAAATGCTGGTTTAATTATCAATTTAGGTTCAACAGCCGGGACTGTCCCCTACCCGGGCGGAAATATTTATGGGGCGAGCAAGGCCTTTGTCAAACAATTTTCCTTAAATCTTAGAGCTGACCTTTTTGGAACACAGGTTCGCGTAACAAATATTGAGCCAGGCCTATGTGAAGGAACTGAATTTTCCAATGTCCGTTTCAAAGGCGACAACCAGCGTGTTGAACAGCTTTATCAAGGCGCACACGCTATTCGTCCGCAAGATATTGCTGAGACCGTAGCTTGGATTAGCCGGCAGCCAGAGCATCTCAATATTAATCGCATCGAGATAATGCCTGTATCTCAGTCTTTTGGCCCTCAGCCGGTTCATCGGGACTGATATTGGTCATTGATAAAGCCAAACTGCTGATACGGGCAGTGTTCTTAGCAGTTTTGGACACCATTTTTGATGATCTGAATCGAAGCAGTCAGTAGCTGCATATATTAAGCAGTTAAAGCTGAGCGGCAGACTGTCTCAGCTTTTTTAGCTATCAGGCCAGACTTCAGTGACGGAAGGTCCTGAAGTCGTATCAGACCATCCGACCAGCGCCTGACCGGTCTCTTTGAGGTAAGCTGAGAGAACCGGTTTAAAATTGTGAACGCTCTCCAAGGTTCCTATGAGCTGATTTTGACGGTCATATAATTTTTGGTAGGACTGGATTAGAATCTGGTCAAAAACACTTTCTGCAACAGGGAAATGGAGACTGCTTATTTCTTCATCATTTAGTTCTTGGATAAGTGCCTCATCCAGTTTTTTTGGACTGTCAACATCTGAAAGAGGCAGAGAGCTCTCGGGCTTATGGTTAGAATAGACCAGACGGTGGCTTTGGTCAAAGAAACTAATCCGATAAGGCAGATAGCTTAGAATGTCTGGCTGAATTTTCTGGTAAAACTCAGTCAGATAGCGAGTCAGCGATAAGACTGTCTTAGGATTGGTGAAACAGGTCCTATCCACAAAAAAGGTCTGCTGGTTTTCTGCTGCCTTTGTGGTAAATTTGAGTGTTGGCAGTGGGCAGTCGATTTCAGAAAAGGTAAAGACCCCATCATACTGACTGTTTTTATGTGAAACGTGTGCGGAAGCATTATCTAATTCTAAACGAAATAAATAACTAAAGCCCTCAGCCAGTTCAGTGAAAAAAGTTTCAGCGGTTTGTCTGTTGTTTTCTGGGATAAGTGCAAGAATTTTCTTAATATTAGCCATTGTTTTATCATAGCGGTTTCTGTACAAAAAAGCAAGACAGAATACTTGGGAGAGATACTGCTCAAACCATTCCAGCTTAACTTTTGTACCTCTTTTGCTTACTCGGCTGGGGCATTGGAAATTTAGCGATAGTGCTAAAACCGTAGGATTGTATTATTTTGCAAGAGGATAGGCCTATCATTGAGCCTTGCAAAGAAGTATAATAGAAGTATCACATAGTTGGGAGACTGGTATGGCCAAAAAAGTTATTTTTCTGGATGTCGATGGAACATTAGTTGATTACCATAATCGTATTCCCGAATCTGCCGTCACTGCTATCCGTAAAGCGCGTGAAAAAGGGCATCATGTCTATGTTTGTACAGGCAGAAGCCGTGCGGAAATGCAGCCTGAGATTTGGGAGATAGGCATTGATGGAATGATAGGCGGTAATGGTTCTTACGTTGAACACCATGGTCAAGTCATTATGCATCAGCTGATTTCAAAAGAAGAGGCCAAAGCCATTGTTGACTGGTTACATGGACGCGGTCTGGAGTTCTACTTGGAATCAAATAATGGTCTCTTTGCTTCTGAAAACTTCAAAGAAGCTGCCCGTCCGGTCATGCGGCAATATGCGCTTCGTAAAGGGAAAGCAGAAGCAGAAGTTGAACATATGGAAGCAGAGGACGCGCTTCACGGTTTAATCTATGGCGGTGAACTCTACCGTGATGATTTGAATAAAGTGAGTTTTATTCTTAACACTTATCAAGACTATTTGGATTCAGCAGAAGCCTTTCCTCATCTCAAAGCTGGAACATGGGGCGGCCGAGGTGAAACAGCTCTATTTGGCGACCTTGGCGTTAAGGATATTACCAAAGCGCATGCTATCGATGTTCT
It includes:
- a CDS encoding DUF1831 domain-containing protein, with product MAFTKKVTLDGCLYSYSINPDVKPYTLRDTTFTQNTVGHYELKRLLEKVPNSGDGFPLKITVHKDLNAFKLTITDKSGLRSVNIFKSEDNKLLQDKFYFLMDSLVERHIFSKNPV
- a CDS encoding cysteine desulfurase family protein yields the protein MVYLDNTATTPMTPAVIEAMTAVMTDNFGNPSSIHVYGRKASQALRTSRQTIAHALKTEVRRIIFTSGGTEANNTALKGYALANQDKGKHIITTAIEHPSVLEPLHYLQEKFGFEVTYLRPEKGSITLSSLQKALRDDTILVSFMHANNETGDLLPIEEAAALLKTHQAAFHVDAVQTMGKLPIYPEEIGIDLLSATAHKFHGPKGVGFLYAAPLHFDSLLHGGEQEENRRASTENLVSIVGMAQALADSQLQLKENLTYIRGLRDTFLEALAPDSYYLNGSSQHLPHVINLGFPGQNNGILLTQLDLAGFAVSTGSACTAGTVDPSHVLASLYGHDSVRLQESIRISLSKLNTQSELLQLAKKLKEITGK
- a CDS encoding ribose-phosphate diphosphokinase, with product MAERYADRQLKLFSLTSNPKIAEKIAEAAGVPLGRLTSRQFSDGEIMINIEETVRGDDIYIIQSTSYPVNDHLWELLIMVDACKRASANSVNVVIPYFGYSRQDRIAASREPITAKLVANMLVKAGADRVLTLDLHTVQVQGFFDTPVDNLFTIPLFADYYYNLGLVGDEVVVVSPKNSGIKRARSLAEYLDAPIAIIDYAQDDAAREEGYIIGEVAGKKAILIDDILNTGKTLAEAAKILERGGATAIYAAASHGLFAGGAADILAAAPIKEILVTDSVSTKEPVPENVNYLSASRLIADAIIRIHERKPVSPLFAYTPKD
- a CDS encoding CYTH domain-containing protein is translated as MTHLEIEYKTLLNKDEFNRLAAHFSHIPPVTQTNYYFDSPDFQLKAHRMSMRIRTFSDRAELTLKIPSTVGNLEHNLDFSLPQAKEIIKSGQIPACFIRDLIEDKGIRPDDLAVFGHLTTIRRENQTAMGLLALDYNFYTGRKDYELELEVTDADSGKKRFADFLDQNAITFKYAKSKIARLTSSLRAEKKLP
- a CDS encoding GTP pyrophosphokinase, with the protein product MLGERSCFVVLEWEEFLDPYIQTVGELKIKLRGIRKQFRKQNRHSPIEFVTGRVKSVESIQEKMLLRSIKEENIAQDIQDIAGLRIMVQFVDDVDDVLDLLRQRHDMKIVQERDYIRNMKPSGYRSYHVVIEYPVDTIQGQKTVLAEIQIRTLAMNFWATIEHSLNYKYKGEFPQEIKQRLETTAKIAYELDEEVRKIREDIREAQLLFDPESRKLNDGVGNSDDTDEYYR
- a CDS encoding NAD kinase, which translates into the protein MTQMNITGKKEMMRVAIIANSKYQSRRIAAKLFAILKDDPDFYLSKKNPHVVISIGGDGMLLSAFHKYERELSHVRFVGVHTGHLGFYTDYRDFEIDELIENLRKDTGEKVSYPILKVKITLDNGREIKSLALNEATVKRIEKTMVADVIINHVKFERFRGDGISVSTPTGSTAYNKSLGGAVLHPTIEALQLTEISSLNNRVFRTLGSSVIVPKKDKIEVIPKRLGSYTISVDNSTLHCKNVAKIEYCINSEKISFVATPSHTSFWERVKDAFIGDLDS
- a CDS encoding RluA family pseudouridine synthase — its product is MRFEFIADRDCQVKAFLKGQGISKSLLAKVKFKGGRIRVNGHEQNAVYLLKTGDRVMVDIPDEKPSDSLIPVKHDLTIVYEDDHFLIINKPYAYPSIPSVLHSNTIANFVKYYYMAQDYPNKQVHIVTRLDKDTSGLMLLAKHGYAHARMDKELQNKAVEKRYYALVSGSGNLPSEGDIIAPIARRDDSMITRHVHQSGKYAHTSYKVLKKYGDVYLIDIRLHTGRTHQIRVHLAHIGFPLLGDDLYGGRMDCGIGRQALHCYYLSFRDPFTGRLNSQQADLTDDFDSVIIDLQENK
- the pta gene encoding phosphate acetyltransferase; this translates as MSIRSLFGSLREKVVGKNIKIVFPEGDDERVVRAAARLKFEGLVEPIILGDADKVHNLLAQLGFADPHYTIINPEDYEGFEEMKQEFLAIRKGKVGAEEADKLLRDVNYFGVMLVKMGLADGMVSGAIHSTADTVRPALQIIKTKPGVSRTSGVFLMNRDNTDQRLIFADCAINIDPNAQELAEIAVNTADTAKIFDIDPKIAMLSFSSKGSARGPQVEKVQEAVRLSKDLQPDICIDGDLQFDAAFVPATAEIKAPGSPVAGHANVFIFPDLQSGNIGYKIAQRLGMFEAIGPILQGLNKPVNDLSRGSSAEDIYKLAIITAAQTLED
- a CDS encoding SDR family oxidoreductase; amino-acid sequence: MVKTALVTGASAGFGKAIAEKLTADGYKVIGAARRWDRLQVLRDELGKDCFFPLQMDVSKTQEIDQALASLPQDWQAVDLLVNNAGLALGLDKAYEADFKDWQTMIQTNIIGLTYLTHQILPQMVERNAGLIINLGSTAGTVPYPGGNIYGASKAFVKQFSLNLRADLFGTQVRVTNIEPGLCEGTEFSNVRFKGDNQRVEQLYQGAHAIRPQDIAETVAWISRQPEHLNINRIEIMPVSQSFGPQPVHRD
- a CDS encoding Cof-type HAD-IIB family hydrolase, coding for MAKKVIFLDVDGTLVDYHNRIPESAVTAIRKAREKGHHVYVCTGRSRAEMQPEIWEIGIDGMIGGNGSYVEHHGQVIMHQLISKEEAKAIVDWLHGRGLEFYLESNNGLFASENFKEAARPVMRQYALRKGKAEAEVEHMEAEDALHGLIYGGELYRDDLNKVSFILNTYQDYLDSAEAFPHLKAGTWGGRGETALFGDLGVKDITKAHAIDVLLGHLHADKKNTIAFGDAKVDIPMLEYCEIGVSMGNGGPEILAMADMVTDDVEENGLYNAFASLDLL